The genomic window aagctcgtagctggtcgtcctcggtgtatgcaaaaattggcttacgcTCACCAGTCTCAGAGCGCACTTGAGATCGTAGGCATTGGGAACCGGCTTCATAAGCCGCACCACAGAAAAGAGGTTCTCTAAGCAGTCCTGCAGGAGCCTGCTCGTAAGAAAAAAACTCATAGCCTTCGTCTCCTAAAAGAACGTCTTGGAGGCGAAGTACAACTGTAGTTGATATGAGTACACCTGCTTGCGACGGTTTCCAATGGGATGTGGCACCCATTTTCATAGTTCTGATCGTTTCTATTGCTGTGTGTAATGTATCTAGGGCTTCGGAGTACTTAGCCCTACTTCTCCGACTCAGGGCCAGTGTTGGATGCCGCGAAGACATCAGTGCATACCATTTTGAAATCAGCTCCATGAACCAAGCTGTTGTTTCTGCTTCCTGTTTAAGAACTCCTTCCTTTATAAGGAATCTGATAGCTGGGGGAGCTTCCCGAAAAAGTTGTACAGCGACACCAACCTTCATTTTGGTGAAGTGGCCTGCGCTGGTGTGCATTTCGGATAAGTTTGGGGCTACCTTCAGTTCTCTTTTAGAATCTTCTTCGAGCACAGCCTGAACATATTCCAAGTTGACTTGTGAAGAAGGCAGGCCATGTTTGGCAACTGTGGCCTCACTCAACGTGAAAACTTCTGAgctcaagagctggcctctgaggttcttcaagacgtgagccggatcagcaatgaaaaaaagttccTTCCCGTCCATGCACGGATGAGGTATGGAGCACACCGTGGAAGAATCTCTGTGACTGGAAAAGGCGAATTCCCTCCACATTGCGCGGTTTGCCGAGCCCATGTCACATGTGATTGCGTGAACTCTCAGATATATTTGACTGCACAGCTATACTAGTTCCAACACATAGTTTTTCAGCAAGCCGCCATCGATGTTTCTTCCGGTAAATTCATATGCAATCACCTGCTTCCATCGCTGGTTAAGTCCACCCAACATAAATACCAGAGCATGAACCGCAGGCTCTTCAGGCTTCGGAGGAAGAGTTATTCCTCCGAGAAGTGCGTCTTCAGCCCGATCTAGCTCAAACCCCGGCACTATCTCCATTTCATCCAAAAAAAGGACGCAGTCCTTTTCTACATCCTCCATGGTCTCGGCTTTGCATTTCATAACGTCTATCACTTCGTGAAGAACGCCTGGAagaaacttcaaattttgaatcctccgtgcgagcgttcttttggatgggagaggatatcccatttttctcaaagtttcatatccggctgttccacaagcaaacttaatttgaaggccttgcttgacagtgtgcggagaccaagagttccccaagctgctgctccttgagagagcgcgtacttgatcgtcgttgagaaatttcatattttgcgaaatatttgttgcctcagtctcgagtttttgcacttttttcttgagaccactaatggtgttcttggctgtgtcatgatgttgctgaagttcagagtactttcttgtaaggtcagcaagcttcttcttcagttctgctgaTTCTGCAGTAGAATTTGATATCTCACCAGCCGCTGCATTAACTTCCCTTGAATCTGCATCACTAGTGTTCGCTGACAGTTCAACAACGGCGTCGTCAACTTCCATGGTGTCGTGCCCATAACACGATGTTCCTTGCCGTGTAGATTCAGGAACGGCGTggttttgtggggtctctagggtagttttaactgcagctggatattgacgcagaccaggaggagatttgttggtctcgttgctggagggtgcaggcacagttctttcttttggtggctttcgttccttaggcagtgctgcaagcagaaatgtatgtattcatgaacatattcaagcaatgccagttcatgtctagcttgttaattttacaaatgtaacacatgcagcagataccggcttagttattgacgtgaggaagacacttgtccttcccccgccctttccacaagggataggggaaggtcttaaaataccataattaaattgtgctcaaaatttctccccacaataaatggctctaattcaaattggagcttcatatgccagagctacacgtgtgcgccgttgtggagggctcaactgacattcgctccctatgcagtgtattgattatttgattgtagggcttaacacgccaacgcaacgcaggtaatgaggcgcactgtagtgggggttcgtgcatcgtggatctcgtatacataatggtttccgttttacccctttgtaaataacatagccactgcacctgacatcctagcagtacacgaccgtgtgctaagtagcggaaaactgttgtgcagtgggtcatgcctgtaaacactgaaatccagacgtatatacagtcatgaccaaaaaatgcaaacaagaaatataaaccacaacactcaagtatcgcaattttttttacatgcaagtcaaagttatgcaacgtaatcacaaaaacaaagtagggaaatgtagctttccaaacgcactaataacgtgccattatttgaccgtctaatattagcagtatttttcgattttgcgtggtctggttcacatttttgtgttcgcatttcctagctttgtccgtgactgcatttccagaatttatgcactaatgtggacgcagcatatgaggacctatttggtgttagcttcgtagaaatcccaggtacatagagtacttgcaactggtgctgctttatgtaatgcaagaaaaaagttcaatcttacgtttgaatgtgaacaaagttgggacggcatttggtttcaacttcttccagccatccgcacgatgttgctcatagttgttctcttcaaagtgagcctgcaaataaaaccagaattggaaattaacacactggcagaagaaaaacgaatgtctgtcactgtcaataaacaagatttcatgtatgcattcagtatgattcgcagcaggaactagcagcaactttgaagcacaaaaagaaggaaactaattgagctcacgcgcgctttcacgtaagccacttcagtgagcgcgatcatagacccagcctgctgtcataataaccctttcaattttCGCACTGAAAATCTGTAAGGATTCCTGAATTCATGTGAATAAAATAATAGTCTATTGTGCCGACAAAGGACCAGGTCTGATTTTGTAGTGAGCGTTACAGATTTCgttctatcgaaagctttgtaCCCAAGCCTCCAAGTTCCCAAAGCAAtcgaatttatttttcaggtaaaaatgacaacactccgtaacagcgcttgttttgttcgtcactgatgtgttcctgattcccaagtatacatacgacgatacacacaagacgggcagaagtccggcctcgtaatattacgagtttttcgcaggaacagcatgtttatgttcaaacggcttgatttcacaagaggcgttcaaatttcgaccgatcagtgccaacgcgtgcacgaataaacatgggcaggcctcgtaagcgttgtgaaatccccctaccacgcacccgagcctatgttaattccctgcgaggccatatgcgcgcatttcacgtccaatttcctcttatgtgaattacgtgaactctacgtgccgtactcttgaagttcggcagcagtcaggcgccgtcagatttccgtactcgctcgccggcacgcggcctgaactcactccccgttttctgcccttgcatataattttctccctcctccactttctaaattctcatctgtttaactacacctcctgcgtccccatctcttgcctacttttcgttcagctcaactccgccagcacccggtcgacgcgtacgctgtcggggcgagttggcgagcgagtacggcaatttcacgaagtctgtcttcgggctgc from Rhipicephalus microplus isolate Deutch F79 chromosome 7, USDA_Rmic, whole genome shotgun sequence includes these protein-coding regions:
- the LOC142767606 gene encoding uncharacterized protein LOC142767606; protein product: MPGCCVPQCSNHSRNGWKLYRFPRYPKRRLLWTVKIKRDKWQPTNTSHVCSAHFEENNYEQHRADGWKKLKPNAVPTLFTFKPLPKERKPPKERTVPAPSSNETNKSPPGLRQYPAAVKTTLETPQNHAVPESTRQGTSCYGHDTMEVDDAVVELSANTSDADSREVNAAAGEISNSTAESAELKKKLADLTRKYSELQQHHDTAKNTISGLKKKVQKLETEATNISQNMKFLNDDQVRALSRSSSLGNSWSPHTVKQGLQIKFACGTAGYETLRKMGYPLPSKRTLARRIQNLKFLPGVLHEVIDVMKCKAETMEDVEKDCVLFLDEMEIVPGFELDRAEDALLGGITLPPKPEEPAVHALVFMLGGLNQRWKQVIAYEFTGRNIDGGLLKNYVLELV